The Mastomys coucha isolate ucsf_1 unplaced genomic scaffold, UCSF_Mcou_1 pScaffold11, whole genome shotgun sequence genome includes a window with the following:
- the Tcf20 gene encoding transcription factor 20 isoform X1: MQSFREQSSYHGNQQSYPQEVHSSSRIEEFSPRQAQMFQNFGGAGGGSSGTGSNSSGRRGTAAAAAAMASETSGHQGYQGFRKEAGDFYYMAGNKDTVAAGTPQPPQRRPSGPVQSYGPPQGSSFGNQYASEGHVSQFQAQHSALGGVSHYQQDYTGPFSPGSAQYQQQASSQQQQQQQQQQQQQQQQQQQQQQQQQQVQQLRQQLYQSHQPLPQATGQPASGSSHLQPMQRPSTLPSSAGYQLRVGQFGQHYQSSASSSSSSSFPSPQRFSQSGQSYDGSYSVNAGSQYEGHNVGSNAQAYGTQSNYSYQSQSMKNFEQAKIPPGTQQGQQQQQQQQPQPQQQQQQQQQHPPQHVMQYTNAATKMPLQSQVGQYNQPEVPVRSPMQFHQNFSPISNPSPAASVVQSPSCSSTPSPLMQSAENLQCGQGSVPMSSRNRILQLMPQLSPTPSMLPSPNSHAAGFKGFGLEGVPEKRLTDPGLSSLSALSTQVANLPNTVQHMLLSDALTPQKKSSKRPSSSSKKADSCTNSEGSSQPEEQLKSPMAESLDGGCSSSSEDQGERVRQLSGQSTSSDTTYKCGASEKAGSSPTQGAQNEAPRLSTSPATRDEAASPGAKDTSLSSEGNTKVNEKTVGVIVSREAMTGRVEKSGGQDKGSQEDDPAASQRPPSNSGVKEISHTSLPQPDPPGGGSKGNKNGDNNSSNHNGEGNGQSSHSAVGLSFTGRTEPSKSPGSLRYSYKESFGSAVPRNVSGFPQYPSGQEKGDFGSHGERKGRNEKFPSLLQEVLQGYHHHPDRRYPRSAQEHQGMASSLEGTARPNILVSQTNELASRGLLNKSIGSLLENPHWGPWERKSSSTAPEMKQINLSDYPIPRKFEIEPPSSAHEPGGSLSERRSVICDISPLRQIVRDPGAHSLGHMGTDARIGRNERLNPSLSQSVILPGGLVSMETKLKSQSGQIKEEDFEQSKSQGSFNKKSGDHCHPTSVKHETYRGNASPGAAAHDSISDYGPQDSRSTPMRRVPSRVGSRETMRGRSSSQYHDFAEKLKMSPGRSRGPGGDPHHMNPHMAFSERANRSSLHAPFSPNSESLASAYHTNTRAHAYGDPNTGLNSQLHYKRQMYQQQQEEYKDWASSSAQGVIAAAQHRQEGPRKSPRQQQFLDRVRSPLKNDKDGMMYGPPVGTYHDPSTQEAGRCLMSSDGLPTKSMELKHSSQKLQESCWDLSRQTSPAKSSGPPGMSNQKRYGPPHEPDGHGLAESTQSSKPSNVMLRLPGQEDHSSQNPLIMRRRVRSFISPIPSKRQSQDVKNSNTDDKGRLLHPSKEGADKAYNSYSHLSHSQDIKSIPKRDSSKDLPNPDNRNCPAVTLTSPAKTKILPPRKGRGLKLEAIVQKITSPNIRRSASANSAEAGGDTVTLDDILSLKSGPPEGGTVATQEAEMEKRKGEVVSDLVSATNQESNVEKPLPGPSEEWRGSGDDKVKTEAHVETASTGKEPSGTMTSTASQKPGGNQGRPDGSLGGAAPLIFPDSKNVAPVGILAPEANPKAEEKENDTVMISPKQESFPPKGYFPSGKKKGRPIGSVNKQKKQQQQPPPPPQPPQMPEGSADGEPKPKKQRQRRERRKPGAQPRKRKTKQAVPIVEPQEPEIKLKYATQPLDKTDAKNKSFFPYIHVVNKCELGAVCTIINAEEEEQTKLVRSRKGQRSLTPPPSSTESKVLPASSFMLQGPVVTESSVMGHLVCCLCGKWASYRNMGDLFGPFYPQDYAATLPKNPPPKRSTEMQSKVKVRHKSASNGSKTDTEEEEEPQQQKEQRSLAAHPRFKRRHRSEDCGGGPRSLSRGLPCKKAATEGSSEKTVSDTKPSVPTTSEGGPELELQIPELPLDSNEFWVHEGCILWANGIYLVCGRLYGLQEALEIAREMKCSHCQEAGATLGCYNKGCSFRYHYPCAIDADCLLHEENFSVRCPKHKPPLPCPLPPLQNKTAKGSLSTEQSERG; this comes from the coding sequence ATGCAGTCGTTTCGGGAGCAGAGCAGTTACCACGGAAACCAGCAGAGCTACCCACAGGAGGTGCACAGCTCATCCCGTATAGAAGAGTTCAGCCCTCGCCAGGCCCAGATGTTCCAGAATTTTGGGGGAGcaggtggtggtagtagtggcaCTGGCAGCAACAGTAGCGGACGGCGAGGAAcagctgctgcagcagcagcaatggctaGTGAGACCTCTGGCCATCAAGGCTATCAGGGTTTCAGGAAAGAAGCTGGAGATTTTTACTACATGGCAGGCAACAAAGACACCGTGGCAGCAGGAACCCCACAGCCTCCTCAGCGAAGGCCTTCTGGGCCTGTGCAGAGCTATGGACCTCCCCAGGGGAGTAGCTTTGGCAATCAGTATGCGAGTGAGGGTCATGTGAGCCAATTTCAAGCACAGCACTCTGCCCTTGGTGGTGTGTCTCATTATCAGCAGGATTACACAGGGCCTTTCTCTCCTGGGAGTGCTCAGTATCAACAGCAGGCCTCTAgccaacagcaacagcagcagcagcaacagcaacagcaacaacagcaacaacagcagcagcagcagcagcagcagcagcaagtacAGCAGTTGAGACAACAGCTTTACCAATCCCATCAGCCTCTGCCACAAGCCACTGGACAGCCAGCCTCTGGCTCATCACATCTACAACCAATGCAGCGGCCCTCGACTCTGCCGTCTTCTGCTGGTTATCAGTTAAGAGTAGGTCAGTTTGGCCAGCACTACCagtcttctgcttcttcctcttcctcctcctcctttccttcaccACAGCGTTTCAGTCAGTCTGGACAAAGCTATGATGGCAGTTACAGTGTGAATGCTGGATCTCAGTATGAAGGGCATAATGTGGGTTCTAATGCACAGGCTTATGGAACACAATCAAATTATAGCTATCAATCTCAGTCTATGAAAAATTTTGAACAGGCAAAGATTCCACCAGGAACccagcaggggcagcagcagcagcagcagcagcaaccacaacctcagcagcagcagcagcagcagcagcagcatcccccCCAGCATGTGATGCAGTACACAAATGCTGCCACCAAGATGCCTCTGCAAAGCCAGGTGGGGCAGTACAACCAGCCTGAGGTTCCTGTGAGGTCCCCTATGCAGTTCCACCAGAACTTCAGCCCTATTTCTAACCCTTCTCCAGCTGCATCTGTGGTTCAGTCTCCAAGCTGTAGCTCTACCCCTTCTCCTCTCATGCAGAGTGCTGAGAATCTCCAGTGTGGGCAAGGCAGTGTGCCCATGAGTTCCAGAAACCGAATTTTACAGCTAATGCCCCAGCTCAGCCCAACTCCATCAATGCTGCCTAGTCCTAATTCTCATGCTGCAGGATTCAAAGGGTTTGGATTAGAAGGGGTGCCAGAAAAGCGGCTGACTGATCCTGGGTTGAGCAGTTTGAGTGCTCTGAGTACTCAAGTGGCCAACCTCCCTAACACTGTCCAGCACATGTTACTTTCTGATGCTTTGACACCTCAGAAGAAGTCGTCGAAGAGGCCCTCATCATCATCTAAGAAAGCAGATAGCTGTACAAACTCAGAAGGCTCCTCACAGCCTGAAGAACAACTAAAGTCCCCCATGGCAGAGTCATTGGATGGAGGTTGCTCTAGTAGTTCAGAAGATCAAGGTGAGAGAGTGAGGCAACTAAGTGGCCAGAGCACTAGCTCTGACACCACCTATAAGTGTGGAGCTTCAGAAAAAGCTGGCTCCTCACCAACACAAGGTGCTCAGAACGAGGCCCCTAGGCTCAGTACCAGTCCTGCAACTAGGGATGAAGCTGCCTCTCCAGGTGCTAAGGATACATCACTGTCATCTGAGGGGAACACAAAAGTCAATGAGAAGACAGTTGGGGTGATTGTCTCCCGAGAAGCCATGACAGGTCGGGTAGAAAAATCTGGTGGACAAGATAAAGGCTCCCAGGAGGATGATCCTGCTGCCAGTCAGAGACCACCTAGCAATAGTGGTGTAAAGGAGATCAGCCACACATCGCTTCCACAGCCAGATCCTCCAGGAGGAGGGagcaaaggaaacaagaatggTGATAATAATAGCTCTAACCACAATGGAGAGGGGAACGGCCAGAGTAGCCACTCTGCAGTAGGCCTAAGTTTCACAGGCAGGACCGAGCCTAGCAAGTCTCCTGGAAGTTTGCGCTATAGTTACAAAGAGAGTTTTGGGTCGGCTGTACCACGGAATGTCAGTGGCTTTCCTCAGTATCCTTCAGGACAAGAAAAGGGGGATTTTGGCAGCCATGGGGAGCGAAAGGGTAGAAATGAGAAGTTCCCAAGTCTCCTACAGGAAGTGCTTCAGGGCTACCACCACCATCCTGACAGAAGGTATCCTAGAAGCGCTCAGGAACATCAAGGGATGGCTAGTAGCCTGGAAGGAACTGCAAGGCCCAACATCTTAGTCAGCCAAACCAATGAATTAGCCAGCAGGGGCCTTCTGAACAAGAGTATTGGATCCCTTTTGGAAAATCCCCACTGGGGACCATGGGAAAGGAAGTCAAGCAGCACAGCTCCTGAAATGAAACAGATCAATTTGTCTGACTATCCCATTCCCAGAAAATTTGAGATAGAACCTCCATCATCAGCCCATGAGCCTGGGGGCTCCCTTTCTGAAAGGAGGTCAGTAATCTGTGATATATCCCCATTAAGACAGATTGTCAGAGACCCAGGGGCTCACTCATTGGGACACATGGGTACTGATGCCAGAATTGGGAGGAATGAACGTCTCAACCCAAGTTTAAGTCAGTCAGTCATTCTTCCTGGTGGGTTGGTGTCCATGGAAACAAAATTGAAATCCCAGAGTGGGCAGATAAAAGAGGAAGATTTTGAACAATCCAAATCTCAAGGTAGTTTCAACAAGAAATCTGGAGACCACTGCCATCCTACTAGCGTCAAACATGAGACTTACCGTGGCAATGCCAGTCCTGGAGCAGCAGCCCATGATTCCATTTCAGACTATGGCCCACAAGATAGCAGGTCCACACCAATGCGGCGGGTCCCTAGTAGAGTTGGTAGCCGGGAGACTATGAGGGGTCGGTCCTCTTCTCAGTACCATGACTTTGCAGAAAAATTGAAGATGTCTCCAGGCAGGAGCAGAGGCCCAGGAGGAGACCCTCATCACATGAACCCACATATGGCCTTTTCAGAGAGGGCCAATAGGAGTTCTTTACATGCTCCTTTTTCTCCCAACTCAGAAAGCCTGGCCTCTGCTTACCACACAAACACCAGGGCTCATGCTTATGGGGACCCAAATACTGGTTTGAATTCCCAGCTCCATTATAAGAGGCAGATGTACCAACAGCAACAAGAGGAGTATAAAGATTGGGCCAGCAGTTCTGCTCAGGGAGTGATTGCTGCTGCACAACATAGGCAGGAAGGGCCACGGAAGAGCCCACGGCAGCAGCAGTTTCTTGACAGAGTACGGAGCCCCCTGAAAAATGACAAAGATGGTATGATGTATGGCCCACCAGTAGGAACATACCATGacccaagcactcaggaagctgggCGCTGTCTCATGTCTAGTGATGGTCTGCCTACCAAAAGCATGGAATTGAAGCACAGCTCTCAGAAGTTACAAGAGTCTTGTTGGGATCTTTCTCGGCAGACTTCTCCAGCCAAAAGCAGTGGTCCTCCAGGAATGTCTAATCAAAAACGGTATGGGCCACCCCATGAACCAGATGGACATGGACTAGCCGAGTCTACACAGTCATCCAAACCTAGTAATGTAATGTTACGGCTTCCGGGTCAAGAGGATCATTCTTCTCAAAATCCATTAATCATGCGGAGGCGGGTTCGTTCTTTTATCTCCCCTATTCCCAGTAAGAGACAGTCACAAGATGTAAAAAACAGTAATACTGATGATAAAGGGCGCCTCCTCCACCCATCAAAAGAAGGTGCCGATAAAGCATACAATTCCTACAGCCATCTTTCCCACAGTCAGGATATCAAGTCTATTCCTAAGAGAGATTCCTCCAAGGACCTTCCAAACCCAGACAATAGAAACTGTCCTGCTGTTACCCTGACAAGTCCTGCTAAAACCAAAATACTGCCCCCACGGAAGGGACGGGGATTAAAATTGGAAGCTATAGTTCAGAAGATCACATCTCCAAATATTAGGAGGAGTGCATCTGCAAACAGTGCTGAAGCCGGGGGAGACACAGTCACACTGGATGATATACTATCTCTAAAGAGTGGTCCTCCTGAAGGTGGGACTGTggctactcaagaggctgagatgGAAAAGCGAAAGGGTGAGGTGGTATCTGACCTAGTAAGTGCAACTAACCAGGAATCGAATGTTGAAAAGCCTCTTCCAGGGCCCTCTGAAGAGTGGCGTGGCAGTGGGGATGACAAAGTCAAGACAGAGGCACATGTAGAAACAGCTTCTACTGGAAAGGAACCCTCTGGTACTATGACATCCACAGCTTCACAGAAGCCTGGTGGTAACCAAGGGAGACCAGATGGTTCCTTGGGTGGGGCAGCACCACTAATCTTTCCTGACTCAAAGAATGTAGCTCCAGTGGGCATATTGGCCCCTGAGGCAAATCCCAaggctgaagagaaagagaatgataCAGTCATGATTTCACCCAAACAAGAAAGTTTCCCCCCAAAAGGGTATTTCCcatcaggaaagaaaaagggaagaccAATTGGTAGTGtgaataagcaaaagaaacagcagcagcaaccacctccacctcctcagccccCTCAGATGCCAGAGGGCTCTGCAGATGGAGAGCCAAAGCCCAAAAAGCAGAGGCAAAGGCGGGAGAGAAGGAAGCCTGGGGCCCAGCCAAGGAAGCGGAAAACCAAGCAAGCAGTTCCCATTGTGGAGCCTCAAGAACCAGAGATCAAGCTAAAGTATGCTACCCAGCCACTAGACAAAACGGATGCCAAGAACAAGTCTTTTTTCCCTTACATCCACGTAGTAAATAAGTGTGAACTTGGAGCTGTTTGTACAATCATCAATGCTGAAGAAGAAGAACAGACCAAATTGGTGAGGAGCAGGAAGGGTCAGAGATCTctgacccctccccccagcagcACAGAAAGCAAGGTGCTCCCAGCTTCATCCTTTATGCTGCAGGGGCCTGTGGTAACAGAATCTTCTGTTATGGGGCACTTGGTTTGCTGTCTCTGTGGCAAGTGGGCCAGTTACCGTAACATGGGTGACCTCTTTGGACCCTTTTATCCCCAAGATTATGCAGCCACTCTTCCGAAGAATCCACCTCCTAAGAGGTCCACAGAAATGCAGAGCAAAGTCAAGGTTCGGCACAAAAGTGCTTCTAATGGCTCTAAAACTGacactgaggaggaggaggagccgcagcagcagaaggagcagaggagcCTGGCTGCTCATCCTAGGTTCAAGCGGCGCCACCGCTCAGAAGACTGTGGTGGAGGTCCTCGGTCCCTGTCCAGGGGACTCCCTTGTAAAAAAGCAGCCACTGAGGGCAGCAGTGAAAAGACTGTTTCAGACACAAAGCCCTCTGTACCTACCACTTCAGAAGGTGGtcctgagctggagttacaaattcCTGAACTACCTCTTGACAGCAACGAATTTTGGGTCCATGAGGGTTGTATTCTCTGGGCCAATGGAATCTACCTGGTCTGTGGCAGGCTCTATGGCCTGCAGGAAGCGCTGGAAATCGCCAGAGAGATG